One Fretibacterium sp. OH1220_COT-178 genomic region harbors:
- a CDS encoding transglycosylase domain-containing protein — MLLAFLLVVLLAIGVVSAGVAWYVVKISADLPTMVDVANPKSSVASVLYDRNNKVIARLFIENRTPLQLHQISPWLVKAVLAAEDSAFYQHRGIRIGSILRALWIDLVEGGKIQGASTITQQLARNLFLSHEKSIARKAKEIIIAMRMEKLYSKDKLLELYLNTINFGRGAWGAETAARTYFGKSAADLDIAQASILAGLIANPGRYNPLSNHNNAKARQNYVLSRMETLGWIDANQRQQAYDEKLEFRKLANRIEEFNRAPYFVSHLLFNDLLPKYGKETVYSGGLKIYTTLDLDLQIKAQEAVKSLKAMGALVCMTTETGEVLALVGGKDFKESKFNRATQAYRQPGSSFKPIVYAAALEEDIMPSDHFMDAPITFANRGGRGRSWSPKNSSGKYAGEVTLQKALASSYNTVAVRVAAYMGTDPIVAMARNMGIDSKYLPNDLSIALGAASVTPLEMTVAFNCFNNGGKRVVPLMIREIRAHNDELLESREPQALQAMRPETAYTLRSMMMDVIRSGTGTRAAIPKVEAFGKTGTSNDFIDAWFVGGTPGLTTAVYVGKDDHTSMGRGSVGGVAAAPAWKAFMSYAVEKQKTPAKFEPAPGWVEVEKLSVCRTTGYRASSGCPGVPLYMPLNKAPSARCPLHGGDYAAADEDPTGPRLFLIEQDGDLVPEEPAVAAPPQTAPVKPEIIPEAPNPYQRDPSPADEIEERYQKLLKEYGIE; from the coding sequence GTGCTGCTGGCCTTTCTTCTTGTGGTGCTGCTGGCGATCGGCGTGGTCAGCGCCGGCGTCGCCTGGTATGTCGTGAAGATCTCGGCGGACCTGCCGACAATGGTCGACGTCGCCAACCCCAAAAGCAGCGTGGCCTCGGTCCTTTACGACCGAAACAATAAGGTGATCGCAAGGCTCTTCATCGAAAACCGTACTCCCCTCCAGCTGCACCAGATCTCCCCCTGGCTCGTCAAGGCCGTCCTCGCAGCCGAGGACTCGGCCTTTTATCAACACAGGGGCATACGAATCGGCTCCATCCTCCGAGCTCTGTGGATCGACCTCGTCGAGGGGGGGAAGATCCAGGGAGCGAGCACCATCACCCAGCAGTTGGCACGCAACCTCTTCCTTTCCCACGAGAAGAGCATCGCGCGCAAGGCCAAGGAAATCATCATCGCCATGCGCATGGAAAAGCTGTACTCGAAGGACAAACTCCTGGAGCTTTATCTCAACACCATCAACTTCGGCCGCGGAGCCTGGGGAGCGGAGACGGCGGCACGCACCTATTTCGGCAAGTCCGCGGCGGACCTCGACATCGCTCAAGCCTCCATTCTGGCGGGGCTCATCGCCAACCCGGGCCGATACAATCCTTTGAGCAACCACAACAATGCGAAAGCCCGTCAGAACTATGTCTTGAGCCGCATGGAAACCTTGGGCTGGATCGATGCGAACCAAAGGCAGCAGGCCTATGACGAAAAGCTCGAATTTCGGAAGCTCGCAAACCGGATAGAGGAGTTCAACCGCGCGCCCTATTTCGTCTCCCACCTCCTGTTCAACGATCTCCTCCCCAAATACGGCAAGGAGACGGTGTACAGCGGAGGGCTCAAGATCTATACGACCCTGGACCTCGACCTCCAGATCAAGGCACAGGAGGCCGTAAAATCCCTCAAGGCGATGGGCGCTCTGGTGTGTATGACGACGGAGACCGGGGAGGTCCTTGCGCTCGTGGGCGGAAAGGACTTCAAGGAGAGCAAGTTCAACCGGGCGACTCAGGCCTATCGGCAACCCGGTTCGAGTTTCAAGCCCATCGTCTATGCGGCGGCGCTGGAGGAGGACATCATGCCCAGCGACCACTTCATGGACGCGCCCATCACGTTCGCAAACCGAGGGGGCAGGGGTCGCAGCTGGTCCCCCAAGAACTCGAGCGGCAAGTACGCCGGCGAGGTCACCCTTCAGAAAGCCTTGGCCAGCTCCTACAACACCGTGGCCGTCCGCGTGGCGGCCTATATGGGGACGGATCCCATCGTGGCCATGGCGCGCAACATGGGGATCGATTCGAAGTACCTGCCGAACGATCTGTCGATAGCCCTTGGGGCGGCCAGCGTAACCCCCCTCGAGATGACGGTGGCTTTCAACTGTTTCAATAACGGCGGCAAGAGGGTGGTCCCCCTGATGATCCGGGAGATACGCGCCCATAACGACGAGCTGCTGGAATCGCGCGAACCGCAGGCCCTCCAGGCGATGAGGCCGGAGACCGCCTATACGCTCCGTTCGATGATGATGGACGTCATCCGTTCCGGGACGGGCACGCGCGCGGCCATTCCCAAGGTGGAGGCATTCGGCAAGACCGGGACGTCAAACGATTTCATCGACGCTTGGTTCGTCGGCGGCACCCCCGGCCTGACGACGGCCGTCTACGTGGGCAAGGACGATCATACCTCCATGGGGAGGGGAAGCGTAGGAGGGGTCGCTGCCGCCCCAGCCTGGAAGGCATTCATGAGCTACGCCGTCGAGAAGCAGAAGACCCCTGCGAAGTTCGAACCGGCGCCGGGATGGGTCGAGGTGGAAAAGCTGTCGGTATGTCGGACGACGGGCTATCGAGCATCCTCGGGCTGCCCGGGGGTTCCGCTTTACATGCCGCTCAACAAGGCCCCGAGCGCACGGTGCCCTCTCCACGGGGGAGACTATGCGGCGGCCGACGAGGATCCCACCGGGCCCAGGCTTTTCCTGATCGAACAGGACGGCGATCTCGTCCCCGAGGAGCCCGCCGTTGCGGCACCGCCCCAGACGGCCCCCGTCAAACCCGAGATCATCCCCGAGGCACCCAACCCGTATCAGCGGGATCCCAGCCCCGCGGACGAGATCGAGGAGCGCTATCAGAAGCTGCTCAAGGAGTACGGCATCGAGTGA
- a CDS encoding DNA-3-methyladenine glycosylase, which translates to MPELSLPDLFPLPRSLYLSGAVRVARELLGKALVHDSAEGPASGIIVETEAYAGPSDAACHAFGLVSARPGHRTEAMFRVGGHAYIYLIYGMHHCFNVVSGPEDVPEAVLIRALEPLFGLELMERRRGTKDRRKLCSGPGKLCQALGISRDQNGRDLTEGALFVAEGRRIPDSSVAATPRINVDYSGEAAGYPYRFVVEDSPFLSTRRFLKKCRSDRSSGEGGHRASFVAKQNLLFIEP; encoded by the coding sequence ATGCCTGAGCTTTCTCTCCCCGACCTTTTCCCCCTTCCCCGCTCCCTATACCTCTCGGGCGCGGTTCGGGTCGCGCGTGAGCTGCTGGGCAAAGCCCTGGTACACGACAGCGCGGAGGGGCCGGCATCGGGAATTATCGTGGAGACGGAGGCCTACGCCGGGCCTTCGGATGCCGCCTGCCACGCCTTCGGACTTGTATCGGCGCGCCCGGGGCACCGAACGGAGGCGATGTTCCGTGTCGGGGGACACGCCTATATCTACCTGATCTACGGGATGCACCACTGCTTCAACGTCGTCTCGGGCCCTGAGGACGTCCCCGAGGCCGTCCTGATCCGGGCCCTCGAACCGCTCTTCGGACTCGAGCTCATGGAAAGGCGCCGGGGGACGAAGGACAGGCGCAAACTGTGCAGCGGTCCCGGCAAGCTCTGCCAGGCCCTGGGCATCTCGCGGGATCAGAACGGCCGGGATCTGACGGAGGGGGCTCTGTTCGTCGCGGAGGGGAGGAGGATCCCCGACTCGAGCGTCGCCGCAACGCCTCGCATCAACGTGGACTACTCCGGTGAGGCCGCCGGCTATCCCTACCGATTCGTCGTAGAGGACAGCCCGTTTTTGTCCACCCGGCGCTTTCTGAAAAAATGCCGATCCGATCGATCTTCCGGGGAGGGAGGACATCGCGCCTCTTTCGTCGCAAAGCAAAATCTGCTCTTTATTGAACCCTGA
- the coaD gene encoding pantetheine-phosphate adenylyltransferase, whose translation MKRTVRAVYPGSFDPITNGHIYIAERAAAIFDEVRVSILVNPQKHSTFSVEERHAMAREALSYLPNVTVDHFTGLLVDYLRQERSRVIIRGLRAMSDFEYEFQMALMNRQLAPEIETFFIVTDPKYSYLSSSVIRDIFQFGGTVHDMVPPGVFRRLRERFPPISQGRDPRRNGHA comes from the coding sequence ATGAAACGCACCGTTCGGGCCGTATATCCCGGCTCGTTCGACCCGATCACCAACGGGCACATCTACATCGCCGAGCGGGCCGCCGCAATCTTCGACGAGGTACGGGTCAGTATTCTGGTCAACCCTCAGAAGCATTCCACCTTCAGCGTCGAGGAGCGGCACGCCATGGCCCGGGAAGCACTGAGCTATCTCCCGAACGTCACGGTCGACCATTTCACCGGACTGCTGGTCGACTATTTGAGGCAGGAGCGCTCCCGAGTCATCATCCGCGGGCTGCGCGCGATGTCCGACTTCGAGTACGAGTTCCAGATGGCCCTGATGAACCGCCAGCTCGCCCCGGAGATCGAGACGTTTTTCATCGTGACCGACCCCAAGTATTCGTACCTCTCCAGCAGCGTCATCCGGGATATCTTCCAATTCGGCGGCACGGTGCACGATATGGTCCCTCCGGGGGTCTTCCGCCGCCTGAGGGAGCGTTTCCCTCCCATTTCTCAAGGGAGGGATCCCCGCAGGAACGGTCATGCCTGA
- a CDS encoding RsmD family RNA methyltransferase: MKEARPTSGRVLSALFNILGSMEGLSFLDLFAGTGRVGLEALNRGAEAVVWVESVRSRAQAIERAVARAPSGETAVLGLEIRRAVAWLRKRERTFDIIFADPPYHEGWGEALLGLRGLSALLAPEGILVVEHSVREPLAIPSEWCLDTGRDYGETRLTFLGSAKKGRTTSSVKEE; the protein is encoded by the coding sequence TTGAAGGAGGCTCGCCCCACCTCCGGCCGGGTGCTCTCGGCCCTGTTCAATATCCTGGGGTCCATGGAGGGGCTGAGTTTTCTCGACCTCTTCGCGGGAACGGGACGCGTGGGGCTCGAAGCGCTGAACCGGGGAGCCGAGGCCGTGGTGTGGGTGGAGTCCGTCCGTTCGCGCGCTCAGGCCATCGAGCGCGCGGTTGCCCGTGCCCCCTCGGGAGAAACGGCCGTGTTGGGGCTCGAGATACGGCGCGCTGTCGCTTGGCTGAGGAAACGGGAACGGACTTTCGACATCATCTTCGCGGATCCCCCCTACCACGAGGGATGGGGCGAGGCCCTGTTGGGCCTCAGGGGGCTCTCCGCTCTCCTTGCCCCGGAGGGGATTCTGGTCGTGGAGCACTCGGTTCGGGAACCGCTGGCCATCCCGTCGGAGTGGTGTCTGGACACCGGCCGGGACTACGGAGAGACGCGACTGACGTTCCTCGGCTCCGCGAAAAAAGGCCGAACGACAAGCTCCGTCAAGGAGGAATGA
- the trmB gene encoding tRNA (guanosine(46)-N7)-methyltransferase TrmB, whose amino-acid sequence MDVLNFVRSQSGYGNILLPRGLPLPLDLEGLSQSRGRVELEIGFGNGEYTVRHAEANPDVLLFGMEVSPACVLRCAKRSRGLNNLRIIRTDARYMMKELFRDASLDKVYMNFPCPWPKKRHAHRRVTAREFTDDLAAVLKTDGIFELVTDDEPYAQEVRKRLDAHEALSLRQYEMNPERPVTTKYERKWMEQGKAIHRLTFAKTRDFTVSRRTWRDAEMHIKTGHPLNEERIAALEGTSGRSDDARWAFGRYYADPKGSRCFLIDTFSTDDEFEQRYYLKVSERDGDTLVRLDGTGNAFLTPAVRCAAEDLARRLGPNEEVS is encoded by the coding sequence ATGGACGTTCTGAACTTCGTCCGGTCCCAGAGCGGTTACGGCAACATTCTGTTGCCGCGCGGATTGCCCTTGCCCCTCGACCTGGAAGGCCTGTCGCAGAGCAGGGGCCGGGTGGAGCTGGAGATCGGCTTCGGCAACGGGGAATACACGGTGCGCCACGCCGAGGCGAACCCGGACGTCCTTCTGTTCGGCATGGAGGTCTCGCCAGCCTGCGTCCTGCGTTGCGCCAAGCGATCCAGGGGATTGAACAATCTGAGGATCATACGCACGGACGCCCGCTACATGATGAAGGAGCTTTTCAGGGATGCCTCCCTGGACAAGGTCTACATGAACTTTCCCTGCCCCTGGCCCAAGAAGCGCCACGCACACCGCCGCGTCACCGCGCGGGAATTCACCGACGACCTCGCGGCGGTTTTGAAGACGGACGGCATCTTCGAGCTGGTCACCGACGACGAGCCCTACGCTCAGGAGGTCCGCAAGCGGCTCGACGCTCATGAGGCGCTCTCGCTCCGTCAATACGAGATGAACCCCGAACGCCCCGTCACGACGAAGTACGAGCGCAAATGGATGGAGCAGGGGAAGGCGATCCACAGGCTGACCTTTGCCAAGACCCGGGATTTTACGGTATCACGACGGACCTGGAGGGATGCGGAGATGCACATCAAAACGGGACACCCCCTGAACGAGGAACGCATCGCGGCGCTCGAGGGCACCTCGGGGCGCAGCGACGACGCCCGTTGGGCCTTCGGCCGTTACTACGCCGATCCCAAGGGGAGCCGGTGCTTCCTCATCGACACCTTTTCCACGGACGACGAGTTCGAGCAGCGCTATTACCTGAAGGTCTCCGAGCGCGACGGGGACACGCTGGTCCGGCTGGACGGGACGGGCAACGCCTTTCTGACCCCCGCGGTCCGATGCGCTGCCGAGGATCTGGCCCGTCGTCTGGGGCCGAACGAGGAGGTTTCTTGA
- a CDS encoding phosphomannomutase/phosphoglucomutase, producing the protein MNISPDIFREYDIRGDADRDLTDNVVEAIGRSYGAWLREKGVDRVSVGGDVRLSTPRIRAAVTRGLVSTGTDIVDIGTVTTPILYWSLHHLHLKGAVMITGSHNPSNMNGLKLGYDNATLWGDDVQAIRRIAESGTWPQGSGSVIRRDITDEYLAMLASKFRPFSRRFKVVCDSGNGAAGPVAGRFFESLGCECTPLYGEPDGRFPNHHPDPQKRENLQDLIGKVRATGADIGFAFDGDADRLGVVDEHGEVVFGDRLMALYWAEILKAHPGAEAIVEPKCSMALPEEIERLGGRVLFWKSGHSVIKAKMREIGAPFAGELSGHMFFADEYYGFDDPFYAAGRLLRILSATGRTLSELMSSIPLYPATEEARIDCPDAQKFDVVRRIQEKALEAYEGLTLDGIRILYPGGWGLIRASNTQPVVTTRCEGKDEKTLAFIMEDVKKRLRAEGLPDFTWTF; encoded by the coding sequence GTGAATATCTCGCCGGATATTTTCAGGGAATACGACATTCGCGGGGATGCGGATCGGGACCTGACCGACAATGTGGTGGAGGCGATCGGTCGGTCCTACGGCGCTTGGTTGAGGGAAAAGGGGGTCGATCGCGTCTCCGTCGGAGGGGACGTGCGGCTCTCGACCCCACGCATTCGAGCCGCCGTGACCCGAGGACTCGTCTCGACGGGAACCGATATCGTCGACATCGGGACCGTCACGACTCCCATACTTTACTGGAGCCTGCACCACCTGCATCTGAAGGGCGCCGTCATGATCACGGGCAGCCACAATCCGTCGAACATGAACGGCCTGAAGCTGGGCTACGACAACGCGACGCTCTGGGGCGACGACGTGCAGGCGATACGGCGGATCGCGGAATCGGGCACTTGGCCCCAAGGATCGGGGTCGGTGATCCGTCGGGACATCACGGACGAATATCTGGCGATGCTCGCCTCGAAGTTCAGGCCCTTTTCCCGCCGCTTCAAGGTCGTCTGCGACAGCGGCAACGGGGCCGCCGGCCCCGTCGCAGGGCGCTTTTTCGAGTCCCTGGGCTGCGAATGCACCCCGCTCTACGGGGAGCCGGACGGGCGTTTTCCCAACCATCACCCCGACCCGCAGAAACGCGAAAACCTTCAGGATCTGATCGGGAAGGTCCGCGCGACGGGGGCGGATATCGGCTTTGCCTTCGACGGCGACGCGGACCGTCTGGGCGTGGTGGACGAACATGGAGAGGTCGTGTTCGGCGACCGGCTGATGGCCCTCTACTGGGCCGAGATCCTCAAGGCCCATCCGGGCGCCGAGGCCATCGTCGAACCCAAATGCAGCATGGCCCTGCCCGAGGAGATCGAGCGCCTGGGAGGGCGTGTCCTCTTCTGGAAGTCCGGCCACTCCGTCATCAAGGCAAAAATGCGTGAGATCGGCGCCCCCTTCGCCGGCGAGCTCTCGGGACACATGTTCTTCGCCGACGAATACTACGGGTTCGACGACCCGTTCTACGCGGCCGGACGCCTCCTGAGAATCCTCTCCGCCACGGGAAGAACGCTCTCCGAACTGATGAGCTCCATTCCCCTCTACCCCGCCACGGAGGAGGCCCGGATCGACTGCCCGGACGCCCAGAAGTTCGACGTCGTCCGCCGCATTCAGGAGAAGGCCCTCGAGGCCTACGAGGGGTTGACGCTGGACGGAATCCGCATTCTCTATCCGGGCGGCTGGGGGCTGATCCGAGCCTCCAACACCCAGCCCGTCGTCACGACCCGCTGCGAGGGCAAGGACGAGAAGACCCTGGCGTTTATCATGGAGGACGTCAAAAAGCGGCTGCGCGCGGAAGGCCTTCCGGACTTCACATGGACGTTCTGA